The window GGGAATCTCCGGCGACACTTTCGATGTCGTACATCGGACAAAGCGGGGGATAAAAGCGAGTTTTTCCCATGTATTGATCGGCGTTACAGGTCCGAGGGGAAGTACCGGTCCGTCAGTGCGTTGTGGAACGTGCCGGTGGGGTCGTAACGATCGCGCAGCCGGCGGAAGTCATCCCAGCGCTCGTAGAGGTCCCGCACCACCTCCGGCTCGGTGCCGAAGAGCTTGCCCCAGTGCGGTCGCGCCCCGTACGGCGCCAGCACCTCCTCGATCGCGGCCAGCACCGGGGTCACCGCCGGGGTGTCCTTGACCCAGGTGAAGTGGACGGCCACACTCTCCCGCCGGTAGCTCGGGCTCAGCCACAGGTCGTCGGCGGCGATCGTACGGATCTCCGAGATCTGCAGCACCGGTGCGATCAGGTGCCGGATCGTGGCCAGGGCGTCCAGTGCGGACCGGGCCTCGGACCGGGGCACCAGGTACTCCGACTGCAACTCCTCGCCGCTGCTCGGGGTGAACTCCAACCGGAAGTGCGGCAGCCTCGCGTGCCACGGACCCGGTACGCCGAGTTGCTCGGTGCAGTTCACCGCGGACACGCCCGGCACCGGGTGCAGGGGCTCGTCGGCCAGGGTCGCCCCGTACCAGACCGGCGGTACGGCCGCCGCGTCGAACCCGTCGACCCGGAGCTTGCGCCAGACCTGGTTGATCCGGTCACCGGTCCAGTCGGTGAACAGGCTGACGCTGTACCCGCCGCCGAGGATCTCGTCGAAGTGCTCGCGCAGCAGTTCGCCGGGCAGGTCTCGGTAGACGTACTGGCGCAGGTCGTAGGTCGGCTCGATGGCCAGGGTCAACGCGGTGACGACGCCGAGCGAGCCCAGCCCCACCACCATGCCGGGGAAGTCGGCACCGTCGGCGTTCCGGCTGACCGTGACCAGCTCACCGTCGGCGGTGACCAGTTCCATCGCGGAGACGGCGGTGGCCAGACCACCGTTGTGCTCACCCGAACCGTGGGTCCCGGTGGCGCACGCCCCGGCGACCGAGATGTGCGGCAGCGAACCGAGGTTGTGCAGGGCGTAGCCCTCGGCGTACAGGCGGGCGGCCAGCTCGCCGTAACGCATCCCGGCGCTGACCGTGACGGTCCGGCGCTCCGGATCGATCTCCGCCCGCTCCGGCAGACCGGCGACCGAGACGAGATCCCCCGGGGTGTCCGCGATCCGGTTGAACGAGTGGGCGGTGCCGAGGGCGCGTACCCGCTCGCTGCCGGCGACGATCCGCCGCAGTTCGGTCACCGAGGAGGGGCGGTGGAACCGCCGGGCGCCGAACGTTATGTTGCCGGCCCAGTTGGTCCGGGGTCCGCTCGCCGGGTCTGGCGTCGGGGCGGCTGTCGGTGCGGGCGTCATCGGCGGTCCTGTCTGCGCGCGGTGGACCGGCCCCGCCGAGGTGGAGCCGGCGTGTGCCGCCAGGGGGCGCGGCGGCACACCGTACCAAGATTGCCCCGTGCACAGGTGCGCGCCAACCTGGTCGGTGACACGATCACCGGGCGGATCGGATGGCCGGGGCGAGACCGGCACATCCGGGGGCGCCGGCTACACCGCCGGTGCCGGGAAACCGTGTACGACCCTGATCGACATCCCTCGAAAGAAGGCAATGATGACCACACCCTCGACTCCCGGAGCCGGCGACCTGCCACCCGGACCCACCGGCAAGCCGGTGCTCCCCGCGGCCGGCGGTGCCGTACCCGAGTTGGCGCCACCCACGGTGACCGTGGCGACGTACCCCGACTACGCCTCGGCCCAGCGCGCCGTCGACTACCTGTCCGACAGCGGGTTCCCGGTCCAGCACACCGCGATCGTCGGCACCGGCCTGCGGCTGGTGGAGAACGTCATCGGCCGGCTGACCACCGGCCGCGCGGCGTCGGCCGGTGCGGCCAGCGGCGCCTGGTTCGGTCTGTTCATCGGGCTGCTGTTCGGCATCTTCAGCAGTTCGGGCTGGCTCGGTGTGCTGATCGCCTCGGTGGTCATCGGCGCGGTCTGGGGCGCGATCTTCGGCGCGAGCGCGCACGCCATGACCCGTGGCCGGCGTGACTTCACCTCGCGCAGTTCACTCCAGGCCGAGCAGTACGGGATCGCGGTCGACGCGGAGCACGCCGAGGAGGCCCGTCAGCTCATCGTCCGGCTGAACTGGCGTTCCAGCGAGTCCGGCTCGGCCGGTTAGCCCGCTCCGCCCGTACGCCCGACACACCGGGGCCGCGCGACCGGAACGGTCGCGCGGCCCCTTCGTGTCCCGGCCCCGGTCTGCCCGGCCGGACCGCTCCCCGGCTCGGATCCGCGAGCCCAATTGTCGTGTTGCGTGGTTTTGTGCGTGTCAGGTGGTTCATAGTGATTTGGGAAATATCGGGAGCGCCCTGACCGCCACCTCCGAGCATTTCGAAAGGCAACCCACCATGCACGTCCTGATGACGGCGGCGGGCAGACGTACCGAGCACTGGACCGAACTGTTCGCCGCGCTCTGTGACCGGCCCGAGGTCACGCTCACGGTGCTCGCGGCCGACGTCTCGGCGTCGACCCACCGGCGCCTGGACCGGTTGGCCCGGTTACGACCGAACCTGCGCTACCACCTGGTGTCGCACCTGCTGGGCGAGCACCGGACCGGGCACCTGGCATCGGGGCTGTTCCGACCGGGAACCGGCCGGCGGCTCGGCGGCCGGCACCCGGACGTCGTACACGTCATCGGGGAGGCCACGTACCTGACCAGCTGGCAGGCCATCCGGATGCGGCAGCGACACTGGCCCACCGCACCGCTCACCCTGTACGCGGCGCAGAACGTCGTGACGCGGTTCCCGGTGCCGTTCCCGCGACTCGAACGGCAGGCGTACGACAGCATCGACCACGCCTTCCCGATCACTCCGGCGGCGCTCGGGGTGCTGCGCGCCAGGGGATACCGGGGGCCGGCGACGATCGTCCCGCTCGGGGTCGACACCGCCCTGTTCCGGCCCCGTCCGGCGACCCGACCGCAGGCGCGACGGTTCACCGTGGGTTTTGTCGGCCGGCTGGAGCCGTACAAGGGCGTGCACGACCTGCTCCGGGCCGTGGATCTGCTCGACTGCGACCTGCTGGCGGTCGGCGGCGGCAGCCTGTATCCGGAGATCGAGCGGACCGCCGCCCGTCGACCGGGCCGGATCAGCCTCGCCGGCTGGACCGACCACGCCGACCTGCCGGAACTGTTGTCCCGGATGGACGTGCTGGTCCTGCCCTCGATCGAGGTGATCCGGCGCGGCCCGCTGCGGTGGACCGGTGTCCCGCAGCGGGAGCAGTTCGGCCGGGTGCTGCTGGAGGCGATGGCGTGCGGCGTACCGGTCGTCGGCAGCGAGGTGGGCGAGATCCCGTACGTGATCGGCCCTGCCGGTCTGACCTATCCCGCCGGTGACGTGGTGGCCCTGGCCGACCGGCTCGCCGCGCTGCGTGACCATCCCGACCTCGCCCGACAGTTGGCCGGCCGGGGGTTACGCCGGGCCACCGACGAGTTCAGCTGGGCGGGAACCGCCGATGGCATGTACCACGTCTGGCAGGAGTTGACCGGCGCCGGGCGGCAGTTGGCCACCGCCCGAGGACCCGATCGGCCCACCGGGCCGTGACCACCCGGCGGTGGCGACCGCCGCGCGACAACCAGTACCGCAGAAGACATCTCAGCGAAGGAACGACGATGACCGATTTCCTGTCCCCGGCGCAGGTCGCCGAGCCGACCACCGACGATCCCCGTCAGCTCTACCTCGACCTGCTCAAGAAGACCCTGACCCGGTACGCCTTCGGGGAGACCTGGACCCCGTTCCAGCCCCGCCGCCGGTCGTTGCGGGGGGCGGTGTACCGCCGGGGCCAGCGGTTGCTGCACCAGCGGGGGATGGAGTTGGTGCTCCGCTTCCCGTTCGACGCGCAGGCGCGCGAGGTCGGCCGGGACTGCCCGCCGGACGCGGAGACCATGATCGGCCTGCACCGACTGGACAACCTGGAGCACTGCGTACGGGACGTGCTCGAACGCGGCGTGCCCGGTGACCTGATCGAGACCGGGGTGTGGCGTGGCGGCGCCTGCATCTTCATGCGCGCCATGCTCAAGGCGTACGGGGACCACGACCGTACGGTCTGGGTCGCGGACTCGTTCCGTGGCCTGCCCAAACCCGACCCGCGCCGGGTCGAGGACGTCGAGGACGCACTGTGGAGCGTGCCCGTCCTGGCGGTGTCGATGGACCAGGTCAAGGGCAACTTCAGCCGGTACGGACTGCTCGACGACCAGGTCGGCTTCCTGCCCGGATGGTTCAAGGACACCCTGCCGACGGCACCCCTCGACCGGATCTCCGTGATGCGCCTCGACGGCGACCTCTACGAGTCCACCGAGGTGGCGTTGCGGTCGCTCTACCCGAAGCTCTCCGTCGGCGGGTACGTCATCATCGACGACTACCACGCCGTACGCGGCTGCCGCCAGGCCGTCGACGACTTCCGCGCCGAGTTCGGCATCACCGACGAACTCCGCCAGGTCGACTGGACCTGCCGCTACTGGCAACGCACCCGCTGACCAGCGCCGACGGCGCCGCCGCCCCGTCGATCTAGGGCAAATACGTGTGGTCGGAGATCAACAAGCGCGTATTTGCCCTAGGTCGACGAGCGCTGCGGGGTGAGTTGGGCGGCGAGGTCGTCGAGGGTGTTGAGGCCACGGCCGGTGCCGGAGAGGTCCAGCTCGACGTCGTACTCGTTCTCGATCGCGTCGATGAGCCGGAGCAGGCCCAGCGAGTCCACGCCCAGCGCGACCAGGGAGGCGCCGCTGACCAGCACGTCCTCGGTCCCGACCGCCCCGTCCGTGACCTCGTGGATCAGCTCGGCCAGCCGTCGGCGCAACCCGTCGTCCCCGGTCATCGTGGCGCCCCCGAACGTCGTACGAACTCGGCGATCTCCCCGATCGTCGGGGTGTCGAAAAATACGTCCAGCGGCACCTCCACGCCCAGGTGCTGGTGGATCCGGCCGCTGATCCGGGTGATCGTGAGCGAGTGACCGCCGAGGTCGAACAGGTCCTCGTCCAGACCGATCTCACCGATCTGGAGCACGTCCTGCCAGATCACCCGGATCCGCGCCACGACCTCGTCGGTGTCGCCGTCGGCCTCGGCCTCGGCGTCGGTCGGCGCGATCTGCGGGGTGGTGGCGCGTTCACGGGCCGGCTCGGGCAGCGCGGCCCGGTCCAGTTTCCCGTTCGGGGTGAGCGGCAACCGGTCCAGGAACACCCACGCGTTGGGCAGCATGGCGGCGGGCAGCGTCCGCGCCAGGTGCGTACGCAGTGTCGCCGGTTCGGGTGGGGCGCCCCTGGGCACCACGTACCCGACCAGCCGCGCCTCGGTCCCGTCGGCTCCGTCACCACGCAGCAGTACGGCCGCCGCGACGACGTCCGGATGTGCCGACAGTCCCGCCTCGATCTCGCCCAGCTCGACCCGGTGCCCACGGATCTTCACCTGCTGGTCGGCCCGTCCGACGAAGTCGAGCCGACCGTCCGGCAGCCGGGTGACCAGGTCACCGGTGCGGTAGAGCCGCGCCGACCCGGCCCCGAACGGGTCGGGCAGGAAACGTTCGTCGGTGAGGTCGGGTTGGCGCAGGTAGCCGTCGGCCACGCCCCGACCACCGAGGTACAGCTCGCCCGGCACGCCCACCGGCAGCGGACGCAGGTGGTTGTCGAGCACGTACGCGCGGACGTTGGGCAGCGGTCGGCCGATCGTCACCCGGTCCGGGTGCTCGGGCAGTTCGGCGACGGTGGCGTAGATCGTCGCCTCGGTCGGCCCGTACCCGTTGAACAGGCGGGTGGTCCGACGCCGCAGCTCACGGGCGAGCGGCAGCGGCAGCGCCTCGCCTCCGGCGAGTGCCACGACCGGGAACCCCGGTTCCCGGCCGAGGCCCGCCTCGAGCAGGACCCGCCACCCGGACGGGGTCGCCTGGACGTGGGTGATCTCCTGGTCGCGGATCAGCCGGCAGACGGCCGCGCCGTCCGCGGCGTGGGTGTTCGACGCGACCACCACCCGGGCGCCGGTCACCAGCGGCAGGAACACCTCGACGGCGGAGATGTCGAACGACAGCGAGGTCAGCCCGAGCCAGCGGTCGGCGGGTTCACCGCCGAGCAGGTCCCGCAGGCCGAGCAGCAGGTTCGCCAGGGCGTCGTGGCGGACCGCGACGCCCTTCGGTCGACCGGTCGAGCCGGAGGTGTAGAGCACGTAGGCGACGTCGCCCGGACCGGGCCGGGGTCCGGTCTCGGGGACCGTCGGGTCGGCGGGGTCGAGGTCGTCGACGGTGAGCACCGGTAGGTGCGGATCGAGCGCGGCGGCGGCCGACGCGGTGGCGATGACCAGCGCAGGGTCCGCGTCGGCGAGGATCATCGCCTGCCGGGTGGGCGGGTAGACCGGGTCGACCGGCACGTATCCGGCGCCGCAGCGGAGCACCGCGAGCAGCGCCGCGACCGCCTGCCACGACCGGTCCAGGCAGACCGCGACCAGCCGGCCGGCACCGATTCCCCGCCCGCGCAACACCGCGGCGAGCCGGCCGCTGGTCGCGTCGAGTTCGGCGTACGTCAGCCGCCGGTCCCCGTCGACCACCGCGACCACGTCCGGGCGTTGCCGAACCTGGGCGGCGAAGAGCGCGGGGACAACCGCGTCGGCGGGGTAGTGGCGCTCGGTGCTGTTCCACCCGTGCACCAGATCCGACAGCTCACCGGGCGGGAGCAGGGGCACGGTCGGCATCGGCCGGTCCGGGTCGTCGACCACCGCCGACAGTACGGTCCGCAGGTGCGCCCCGATCCGGTTGACCGACTCCCGGTCGATCGCGGTCGGGCTGTGCTGGAGGCTGACGGTGACCGCGTCCGGACCGTCGACGATCTGTACGTGCAGCGCGTTGCGGGCCGTGTCGTTGAACATCGTCCACTCGACCGTGGTGTCCGGAACGGCGAAGTCCGGGGCGGGGCCGCGCCGCCGGTAACCGACCGACACCGGGGTCAACGCCGGAGCCGGGCGCAGCCCCCCGACCGCCTGCGCGAGCGGTACGTGGCGGAACCGGTACAGGTCGCGTACGCCGGTCCGGACCGCCCGCGCGTAGGCCCGGAACGTGGCCTCCGGTGCCGGCGGGTGCACCGGCAGTTCGTTGACGAAGAGCCCGACCTGCCCGGCGGTCGCGGCGGTACGGGTGGACAGCGCCACGCCGACCGGGAGGTTCGGGTTGCCGTACCGGTCCAGCAGGGTGTGCACCGCGGCGAGCAGCAGCTCGAAGCGGGTCACGCCGATGTCGTTGGCGGCACCGTCGACCCGGGCGACGAGGTCCGGGTCGAGTACGAATTCGACACTGGCACCGGGCTCGGCGGCGGTCGGCACCCGGTGCAGGCCGGGCAGCAGGACATCGCCGGGTGCCGACCACCGGGCGGCCCAGTGTTCCCGGGCACCGGCGAGATCGGCGGTGACCCGGTGCTGCTCGGCCGCCGCGTGCCCCGCGTACGGGTCGGGGGCGGGGCCGAAGTCGACCGGCTGGCCATCGACCGCCGCGCGGTACGCCGACGCCAGTTCGCCGAGCAGCACGTCCTTGGACATCCCGTCGAAGACCAGGTGGTGGGCGGTGACCAGGAGGAGGTGCTCGTCCGGTGCACCGGACAGCAGGGTGAACCGGGCCAGGGGTCCCCGGCGCAGGTCGAACGGTCGAGTGAGTTCCGCGCGGATCCGCCCGTCGGAAAGCTCGCCGGTGGTCAGCGCGAGTTTCTCCACGGCGGGGACGAGCCGGGGTACGCCCTCGGGGTCGGGTTCGACCGCCGTGCTCAGCACCTCGTGCCGGCCGATGACGGCGGTGCACGCCTCGGTCAGCGCGTGGCGGTCGAGCCCCGCCCCGAACCGGACGCCGAGCGCCAGGTGGTACGCCGTGCCGGCCACTCCGGCCTGCTCGGTGAACCAGACGGCGTGTTGGGCGTACGTCGTCGCAGCGGTGTTCACGGGCCCTCCGAGGGGTGGCGGTGCGGGGTCGTCCGGGTCTGTTCGAGTTGGCCGACCAGTTGGCGTTTGAGCACCTTGCCGGCCTCGTTGCGGGGTAGCTGGTCGAGCACCAGTAGGCGGGTCGGAAGCTGGTAGTCGGCGAGTCGCGTGGTGAGGAAGGCGCGCAGCGCGGGCAGGGAGAGGTCGGCGGCCGGGGTCTGCGGGTGGGGGACCACCACGGCGGCCACGGTGCTGCCGAGCACCGGGTGCGGGATTCCGACGACGGCGGTCTCCGCGATCCCGGTGTGCTCGTACAGAGCGGCTTCGATCTCCAGGGTGGAGATCTTGAACGCGCCGGACTTCACCACGTCCTCGTGCCGGTCGGCGAGGTAGAGGTAGCCCTCGGCGTCCATCCGTCCGACGTCGCCCATCCGTACCCACTCGCCGTGGAAGGTCGCCCGGCTGGCCTGCTCGTCCCGGTAGTACGCGCGCGGGTGCCGGCACCGCAGCCAGACCTGCCCGGTGGCGCCCTCGGGCAGGGGGCGCCCCTGCTCGTCGGCGATCATCAGGGCGCCCGCGGCGGCCCGGCCGACGGCGTCCGGGCGGGCCGGGTTGAAGATCATCGTGGTCTGTGCGGGCGCCGCCTCGGTCGAGGTGTAGTAGTTGACGATCACCGCGTTCGGGAACGCGGTGGCGAGCCGGGCGGCGACCGCCGGGGCCAGCGGCGCGGCCGTCGACCCGATCAACTGCACCCCGGAGGTGTCCCGTCCGCCCAGCGCACCGGAGTTGAGCAGCTCGATCGCCATCGACGGGACGACAAAAACCGTTCCGGTGCCGGGGGATCCGATCAGCCGGGCGAACCGGGCCGGGGTGAACTGCGGCAGGGTCAACGCGGTCGGCTTGGCGGTGAGCGCGTTGAACAGCATCGTCTGGGCGGCGTTGGTGCCGATCGCGAACGCGTGCAGGAACCGCTCGGAGTGCGCCAACGCCAGCCGTCGGGGATGGCTGGGTGCGGCCACGGTCAGGTTCGCGTGGGTCGCCCCGACACCCTTCGGCCGGCCGGTCGTCCCGGAGGTGTAGAGGATCTGGGCCAGGTCCCCGGGACGTACGACGGGGCCGGGGTGCGGTTGTGGTGCCGCCGTACCGGCCGCGACCAGTTCGGCGACGGTGGCGACCCGTACCGGCGCTGCTGCCGGCGTCGTACCGGGGCCGTGGATCAGGGTGGTGGCCGCGCAGTGCTCCAACGCCTGCCGTACCTGGGTGGCGGCGAGCCGGTCGGAGAGGGGAACGGCGACCCCGCCGGCACGCTGCACCCCGCAGTACGCGACCGCGAAGTCCACCCAGTCCGGTGCACCGAAGAGCAGCCCGACCCGGTCACCGGCACCCAGTCCGCGTTGCCGGAGTGCGGTGGCCACCGCACTCGCGCCCGCGTCCCATTCGGCGAAGGTGAGCGTCGCGACCTGGTGCACCTCGATCGCCACCCGGTCCGGATGCACGGCCGCCCGCCAACTCAACACCTCGGGTACGGTCCGGCCGGCGGATGCGCCGTCGTTTGTCACGCGGTGTGCCTCAATTCGACGAAGACGCCAGAGGGCCTCCCCGTGTCACGGCCGCATCGTTGGTCTGTTGGTCGGTCAGCGGTTCGCCGTACCGTCGCTCAGTGTTAGGTCGGCGTTCCGATTCGCAGTGTGCCCGCTGCGGCCGGTGGCGGGGATCGGCCGAACGGGGCAGCGGATTGGAACCGAAACACTGATGCCCTCCACATAGGACGAATTCGCCGGGAACGCGCTTTCCTTTGTCTGCGCGCACGAGCAGGGGAGCGGCACCCGGCGGCGGAACCGGCCGCTGGCGATAACATCTGGCACCGGACGATCCCGTGCCGCAGCCACCCGTGGCCGTCACGCACCGACCGTCCGGGCCGTACGGAAACGTCGTTGGAGGAGCGCATGAGGCGGGTGGCGGAACCGGTCGGCTCCGAGTCGGAGCACCTGGTCCACGCCGACTTCACCGGCGGTCGTGCCGGAACCGCGCCGGTGACCTGGGGCCAGCGTTCCATGTGGTGGACCATGGACGACTTCCGGTCACGCAACAGTTTCCTCAACCTCTGCCGGGTGGTGACCGTGCCCCGGCGCTCTCCGGCGGACGTACCGCACGTGGCCGAGGTGATCGGCACTCTGGTCACCCGGCACGAGTCA of the Micromonospora sp. NBC_01796 genome contains:
- a CDS encoding class I adenylate-forming enzyme family protein, with translation MTNDGASAGRTVPEVLSWRAAVHPDRVAIEVHQVATLTFAEWDAGASAVATALRQRGLGAGDRVGLLFGAPDWVDFAVAYCGVQRAGGVAVPLSDRLAATQVRQALEHCAATTLIHGPGTTPAAAPVRVATVAELVAAGTAAPQPHPGPVVRPGDLAQILYTSGTTGRPKGVGATHANLTVAAPSHPRRLALAHSERFLHAFAIGTNAAQTMLFNALTAKPTALTLPQFTPARFARLIGSPGTGTVFVVPSMAIELLNSGALGGRDTSGVQLIGSTAAPLAPAVAARLATAFPNAVIVNYYTSTEAAPAQTTMIFNPARPDAVGRAAAGALMIADEQGRPLPEGATGQVWLRCRHPRAYYRDEQASRATFHGEWVRMGDVGRMDAEGYLYLADRHEDVVKSGAFKISTLEIEAALYEHTGIAETAVVGIPHPVLGSTVAAVVVPHPQTPAADLSLPALRAFLTTRLADYQLPTRLLVLDQLPRNEAGKVLKRQLVGQLEQTRTTPHRHPSEGP
- a CDS encoding glycosyltransferase family 4 protein; the protein is MHVLMTAAGRRTEHWTELFAALCDRPEVTLTVLAADVSASTHRRLDRLARLRPNLRYHLVSHLLGEHRTGHLASGLFRPGTGRRLGGRHPDVVHVIGEATYLTSWQAIRMRQRHWPTAPLTLYAAQNVVTRFPVPFPRLERQAYDSIDHAFPITPAALGVLRARGYRGPATIVPLGVDTALFRPRPATRPQARRFTVGFVGRLEPYKGVHDLLRAVDLLDCDLLAVGGGSLYPEIERTAARRPGRISLAGWTDHADLPELLSRMDVLVLPSIEVIRRGPLRWTGVPQREQFGRVLLEAMACGVPVVGSEVGEIPYVIGPAGLTYPAGDVVALADRLAALRDHPDLARQLAGRGLRRATDEFSWAGTADGMYHVWQELTGAGRQLATARGPDRPTGP
- a CDS encoding D-arabinono-1,4-lactone oxidase yields the protein MTPAPTAAPTPDPASGPRTNWAGNITFGARRFHRPSSVTELRRIVAGSERVRALGTAHSFNRIADTPGDLVSVAGLPERAEIDPERRTVTVSAGMRYGELAARLYAEGYALHNLGSLPHISVAGACATGTHGSGEHNGGLATAVSAMELVTADGELVTVSRNADGADFPGMVVGLGSLGVVTALTLAIEPTYDLRQYVYRDLPGELLREHFDEILGGGYSVSLFTDWTGDRINQVWRKLRVDGFDAAAVPPVWYGATLADEPLHPVPGVSAVNCTEQLGVPGPWHARLPHFRLEFTPSSGEELQSEYLVPRSEARSALDALATIRHLIAPVLQISEIRTIAADDLWLSPSYRRESVAVHFTWVKDTPAVTPVLAAIEEVLAPYGARPHWGKLFGTEPEVVRDLYERWDDFRRLRDRYDPTGTFHNALTDRYFPSDL
- a CDS encoding acyl carrier protein yields the protein MTGDDGLRRRLAELIHEVTDGAVGTEDVLVSGASLVALGVDSLGLLRLIDAIENEYDVELDLSGTGRGLNTLDDLAAQLTPQRSST
- a CDS encoding TylF/MycF family methyltransferase, which translates into the protein MTDFLSPAQVAEPTTDDPRQLYLDLLKKTLTRYAFGETWTPFQPRRRSLRGAVYRRGQRLLHQRGMELVLRFPFDAQAREVGRDCPPDAETMIGLHRLDNLEHCVRDVLERGVPGDLIETGVWRGGACIFMRAMLKAYGDHDRTVWVADSFRGLPKPDPRRVEDVEDALWSVPVLAVSMDQVKGNFSRYGLLDDQVGFLPGWFKDTLPTAPLDRISVMRLDGDLYESTEVALRSLYPKLSVGGYVIIDDYHAVRGCRQAVDDFRAEFGITDELRQVDWTCRYWQRTR
- a CDS encoding general stress protein, whose translation is MTTPSTPGAGDLPPGPTGKPVLPAAGGAVPELAPPTVTVATYPDYASAQRAVDYLSDSGFPVQHTAIVGTGLRLVENVIGRLTTGRAASAGAASGAWFGLFIGLLFGIFSSSGWLGVLIASVVIGAVWGAIFGASAHAMTRGRRDFTSRSSLQAEQYGIAVDAEHAEEARQLIVRLNWRSSESGSAG
- a CDS encoding non-ribosomal peptide synthetase produces the protein MNTAATTYAQHAVWFTEQAGVAGTAYHLALGVRFGAGLDRHALTEACTAVIGRHEVLSTAVEPDPEGVPRLVPAVEKLALTTGELSDGRIRAELTRPFDLRRGPLARFTLLSGAPDEHLLLVTAHHLVFDGMSKDVLLGELASAYRAAVDGQPVDFGPAPDPYAGHAAAEQHRVTADLAGAREHWAARWSAPGDVLLPGLHRVPTAAEPGASVEFVLDPDLVARVDGAANDIGVTRFELLLAAVHTLLDRYGNPNLPVGVALSTRTAATAGQVGLFVNELPVHPPAPEATFRAYARAVRTGVRDLYRFRHVPLAQAVGGLRPAPALTPVSVGYRRRGPAPDFAVPDTTVEWTMFNDTARNALHVQIVDGPDAVTVSLQHSPTAIDRESVNRIGAHLRTVLSAVVDDPDRPMPTVPLLPPGELSDLVHGWNSTERHYPADAVVPALFAAQVRQRPDVVAVVDGDRRLTYAELDATSGRLAAVLRGRGIGAGRLVAVCLDRSWQAVAALLAVLRCGAGYVPVDPVYPPTRQAMILADADPALVIATASAAAALDPHLPVLTVDDLDPADPTVPETGPRPGPGDVAYVLYTSGSTGRPKGVAVRHDALANLLLGLRDLLGGEPADRWLGLTSLSFDISAVEVFLPLVTGARVVVASNTHAADGAAVCRLIRDQEITHVQATPSGWRVLLEAGLGREPGFPVVALAGGEALPLPLARELRRRTTRLFNGYGPTEATIYATVAELPEHPDRVTIGRPLPNVRAYVLDNHLRPLPVGVPGELYLGGRGVADGYLRQPDLTDERFLPDPFGAGSARLYRTGDLVTRLPDGRLDFVGRADQQVKIRGHRVELGEIEAGLSAHPDVVAAAVLLRGDGADGTEARLVGYVVPRGAPPEPATLRTHLARTLPAAMLPNAWVFLDRLPLTPNGKLDRAALPEPARERATTPQIAPTDAEAEADGDTDEVVARIRVIWQDVLQIGEIGLDEDLFDLGGHSLTITRISGRIHQHLGVEVPLDVFFDTPTIGEIAEFVRRSGAPR